In Virgibacillus sp. NKC19-16, a single genomic region encodes these proteins:
- a CDS encoding aminotransferase class III-fold pyridoxal phosphate-dependent enzyme, with the protein MNNLVNKMDENMKWLKRENEVLGSGMRLPFFPLVIKEAKGEFIYDYDGNKWIDFLSSACVTNTGHAHPVIIDRMKEQMDQLVHYNPAYASHENLIALSEELIRITPGNFSKKVTYGLSGSDANDTAIKLARSYTRKSKILAFSRSYHGNTYGALSASAVSLPMRQNMGPLLPDIYHIPFPDIYRPQFKTDNESERCIAAIKHILETVCPPEEIAAIIIEPIQGDSGVIVPQQAFIDELKQLCNEHGILIIADEVQTGFGRTGKWFASEHFQLEPDLTVMGKAIASGMPLSAVVGRSEIMTSWQPPAGAFSLAANPISCVASRATIEVIETENLTKRAQELGSYIKNRFRYFQERFGVIGDIRGEGLMLGIDLVGSQVSKEPNHSYAAKICWSCWEKGLFLTFFSGSVLRIAPPLTIKEEYLEQALQILEESFEDVTAGRVPDSVLDEIKGW; encoded by the coding sequence GTGAATAATTTAGTGAATAAAATGGATGAAAACATGAAATGGCTGAAGAGAGAAAATGAAGTCCTTGGTTCTGGAATGAGGCTCCCTTTTTTCCCTCTCGTTATTAAAGAGGCCAAAGGAGAATTCATCTATGACTATGATGGTAACAAGTGGATTGACTTTCTATCCAGTGCTTGTGTAACCAACACTGGACACGCCCACCCAGTTATTATTGATCGTATGAAAGAGCAAATGGATCAGTTAGTACACTATAATCCAGCGTATGCTAGTCACGAAAATTTAATCGCTTTATCAGAAGAACTTATTCGTATTACTCCTGGCAACTTTTCAAAAAAGGTGACGTATGGTTTATCAGGAAGTGATGCGAATGACACGGCGATTAAGCTAGCTCGAAGTTATACTAGGAAATCTAAAATATTGGCATTTTCACGTTCATATCATGGAAATACCTATGGGGCTTTGAGTGCTTCTGCGGTTAGTTTGCCTATGAGACAAAATATGGGCCCTTTATTACCGGATATCTATCATATTCCTTTCCCAGATATATACCGACCACAATTCAAGACTGATAATGAGAGTGAGCGATGCATTGCAGCTATTAAACATATACTCGAAACTGTTTGCCCTCCAGAAGAAATAGCAGCTATTATAATCGAGCCTATACAAGGTGACTCTGGAGTAATTGTGCCTCAACAAGCTTTTATAGATGAGTTGAAGCAGTTATGTAATGAACACGGTATTCTCATTATAGCAGACGAGGTCCAAACAGGATTTGGCCGAACGGGAAAGTGGTTTGCTAGTGAACACTTTCAGTTAGAACCTGATTTAACAGTCATGGGTAAGGCAATTGCTTCAGGCATGCCCTTAAGTGCAGTGGTTGGTAGAAGCGAAATAATGACTTCTTGGCAACCACCTGCAGGAGCGTTTTCTCTAGCTGCAAATCCAATAAGTTGTGTCGCATCAAGGGCTACGATTGAAGTTATTGAAACCGAAAATTTAACGAAACGTGCTCAGGAATTAGGATCCTATATCAAGAACCGCTTCAGATATTTTCAAGAACGTTTTGGCGTAATTGGCGATATTAGAGGAGAAGGATTGATGCTTGGTATTGATCTTGTGGGAAGTCAAGTGAGTAAAGAACCGAATCATTCATATGCCGCAAAGATATGTTGGAGTTGTTGGGAAAAAGGATTGTTTTTAACCTTTTTTTCCGGTTCTGTATTACGTATAGCCCCTCCCCTTACGATTAAAGAGGAATATTTAGAACAGGCATTACAAATCCTGGAAGAGTCATTTGAAGATGTTACTGCAGGTCGTGTACCGGATAGTGTCCTTGATGAAATTAAGGGGTGGTGA
- the ortA gene encoding 2-amino-4-oxopentanoate thiolase subunit OrtA, translated as MKKIKRGTWVEVENTILYPEDRSNQLPLETKKIPYEMKVRGFLANDAYLNEIVTIKTLSRRFIKGKLMQSQPEYNHTFGPPVIELLHIGEEEENILNNRQ; from the coding sequence ATGAAAAAAATAAAAAGAGGTACTTGGGTCGAAGTGGAAAATACAATATTGTATCCTGAAGATAGATCAAACCAATTACCTTTGGAAACCAAAAAAATTCCATATGAAATGAAAGTAAGAGGCTTTCTGGCTAATGATGCTTACTTAAATGAGATCGTTACTATTAAAACGTTAAGCAGACGATTCATAAAAGGGAAGTTAATGCAATCACAACCAGAATATAATCATACCTTTGGGCCTCCTGTTATAGAATTACTTCATATTGGTGAAGAAGAAGAAAACATACTAAATAACCGCCAGTAA
- the ortB gene encoding 2-amino-4-oxopentanoate thiolase subunit OrtB produces the protein MFDQTYQQTMQRRNEIIENSLKVNYEQFQTSPIAFDYEKMMTVLGYSIEEVMDIQKEFHVGNTPLWELNQLTELVRKIAPKGKGAKIVMKDEAANPSGSFKDRRASLAVYEAKKRGFTGVVAATSGNYGAAVASQAAKQGLKCIVLQETFDSNGVGQPEIIEKARKCESLGAEVVQLSVGPELFYTALATLDETKYFNASLYSPYAIAGVETLGYEIGLEVQQQFGKEPAAVCVTHAGGGNITGTARGLRKFGNKQTKIIGVSVDLKGLHMASDQDFNRKSFTTGHTGFSMPFTTNPDRSDVPYNAARPLRYLDQFITVTQGEVFYTTELLAKLEGLERGPAGNTSLAAALVLAQQLDEDEIVVVQESEYTGAGKHPVAQLNFAKEQGISVYKGNPEENKPGSTIVIPEHIQQIKIEEIDLDRIRESYLRNKLENEDVKKLNMGDKNFLAKEVNRGLDYIESYINQHSSHLKKETNPSE, from the coding sequence ATGTTTGATCAAACGTATCAACAAACAATGCAACGAAGAAATGAAATTATCGAAAACTCACTAAAAGTTAATTATGAACAATTTCAGACAAGTCCAATTGCCTTTGATTATGAGAAAATGATGACGGTGTTAGGGTATAGCATTGAAGAGGTAATGGATATTCAAAAAGAATTTCATGTCGGAAATACACCTTTATGGGAATTAAATCAATTAACGGAACTAGTCCGAAAGATTGCTCCTAAAGGTAAGGGTGCAAAAATTGTAATGAAAGATGAGGCTGCTAATCCTTCCGGCAGTTTTAAAGACCGACGGGCTTCACTGGCGGTTTATGAAGCTAAAAAAAGAGGATTTACTGGTGTAGTTGCTGCGACCAGTGGTAATTATGGGGCCGCTGTCGCCAGTCAGGCAGCAAAACAAGGATTAAAATGTATTGTTTTGCAAGAAACCTTTGACAGTAATGGGGTAGGGCAACCGGAAATAATCGAGAAAGCAAGAAAATGCGAGAGCCTTGGAGCAGAGGTAGTACAATTGTCAGTAGGTCCTGAACTTTTCTATACCGCATTAGCTACTTTAGATGAAACGAAATACTTCAATGCTTCACTTTATTCTCCCTATGCAATTGCTGGCGTGGAAACACTCGGATATGAAATCGGTTTAGAAGTACAACAACAATTTGGCAAAGAACCTGCAGCCGTCTGTGTCACTCATGCTGGTGGAGGAAACATTACAGGTACGGCTAGAGGCTTGAGGAAATTCGGAAACAAACAGACTAAAATAATCGGTGTTTCCGTGGATTTAAAAGGATTACATATGGCTTCAGATCAGGATTTTAATCGTAAGTCATTTACAACGGGACACACTGGATTTAGCATGCCTTTTACTACAAATCCTGATCGTTCAGATGTTCCTTACAATGCAGCCCGACCATTACGATATCTTGATCAATTTATAACAGTGACCCAGGGGGAAGTATTTTATACCACAGAATTATTGGCAAAATTAGAAGGCTTAGAAAGAGGGCCTGCTGGAAATACATCCTTGGCTGCTGCATTAGTTTTGGCACAACAATTGGATGAAGATGAAATTGTAGTGGTTCAAGAGTCTGAATATACTGGCGCTGGTAAACATCCAGTTGCGCAACTTAACTTTGCAAAAGAACAAGGAATAAGTGTTTATAAGGGAAATCCTGAAGAAAATAAACCTGGATCAACAATTGTAATCCCAGAGCATATCCAACAAATAAAAATAGAAGAGATAGATTTAGACCGAATCAGAGAATCATACTTACGTAACAAATTGGAAAATGAAGATGTTAAGAAACTGAATATGGGCGACAAGAATTTTTTAGCAAAAGAAGTAAACAGAGGTCTAGATTATATTGAATCTTATATCAACCAACACTCATCTCACCTTAAAAAGGAGACGAATCCTAGTGAATAA
- a CDS encoding SAM hydrolase/SAM-dependent halogenase family protein — MSRNLVIQTDFGTSDGAVSAMYGVAISVEPTLRIFDLTHDIPQYNIWEASYRLNQTIAYWPEETVFISVVDPGVGTSRRSVVARTVDNQYIVTPDNGTLTHIKEVIGIKEARVIDEKMNRLPRSGESYTFHGRDVYAYTGARLASDVITFEQVGPSIDAGDVIALTKPEAFIEDGVIYGNIDILDVRFGNLWTNISRALFNEAIIEYGDSFEVTIANNRQQVYKNIMTYGHSFADSHLGEPLLYVNSLDNLGVAINQGSFAKAYHIETGANWRIVIRKVA; from the coding sequence ATGAGTAGGAATTTAGTAATTCAAACAGATTTTGGGACTAGTGACGGTGCAGTTAGTGCAATGTATGGGGTGGCCATTTCTGTGGAGCCAACGCTTCGTATATTCGACCTTACACATGACATCCCGCAATATAATATCTGGGAGGCATCCTACCGGCTAAATCAGACAATAGCCTATTGGCCAGAAGAAACTGTATTTATTTCGGTGGTTGATCCTGGGGTTGGAACTTCAAGACGAAGCGTTGTTGCCAGGACGGTTGATAATCAATATATTGTAACACCCGATAACGGGACACTTACCCATATTAAAGAAGTGATTGGAATTAAGGAAGCAAGGGTAATTGATGAGAAAATGAACCGATTGCCGAGGTCGGGCGAATCATATACGTTCCATGGCCGCGATGTTTATGCATATACAGGAGCAAGATTGGCTTCAGATGTAATCACCTTTGAACAAGTCGGGCCTTCCATCGATGCGGGAGATGTTATTGCATTAACCAAACCTGAGGCTTTTATTGAAGATGGTGTTATTTATGGCAATATCGATATACTGGATGTTCGCTTTGGTAATTTATGGACAAATATAAGCAGAGCGTTATTTAATGAAGCTATTATAGAATATGGCGATTCTTTTGAAGTTACCATTGCAAATAATCGTCAGCAAGTATATAAAAATATTATGACATATGGGCATTCCTTCGCTGATAGCCATCTTGGTGAGCCATTATTATATGTTAATTCATTAGATAATTTGGGTGTAGCTATTAACCAAGGTTCCTTTGCAAAAGCATATCATATCGAAACTGGCGCTAATTGGCGGATTGTTATTCGGAAGGTGGCGTGA
- a CDS encoding TRAP transporter large permease, translating into MEQATEVEGPKTEKPQRKHNFFNFLDRRFEEVFIVVGFALFILLINFQVINRYLLPFIEVANITTWTEEMSRYLFILVSFLGASLAIRQGESIRVNVLFDKLPTRWQHAIEIANTVFMLYFSYIMIRYGFELISFQLETSQTTPAMAIPMAIPYSAVPIGFVLIAIRLIQKFLKDTKELTMQEGILGLVLSVIMVLPVAFLGDLQISLLLFGYFILFIFIGMPIAFSLGVSTIATVIATDAIPVDFFPQTAFTSIDSFPIMAVPLFIAAGVIMGGGIIIQRLLKFSDELIGFLPGGLALVAIVTSMFFAAISGSGPATVAAVGTILIPAMIKQGYHPGFSTAIVATAGSIGVIIPPSNPLVIYGVMSQESISDLFIAGIIPGIMTGIGLMGVTYFIAKKNGWKGGKSSFDLKMTLKAAWDAKLAFLVPIIILGGIYGGLMTPTEAAAVAVAYGLIIGVFVYKDLNLKSFYRQLAKAGVTSSIIILIIVMASIFGRLITLEQVAETVANFVLGISENKIVILLLLNLFLLLVGLVIEALAAIVIVTPILLPMATALGIDPVHFGIIMVFNLAIGFITPPVGVNLFVAASTAKLKIEEVIKGNNILLGTMLVMLGIVTFVPEISLWLTDFTE; encoded by the coding sequence ATGGAGCAGGCTACAGAGGTGGAAGGGCCAAAAACAGAAAAACCGCAGAGGAAGCATAATTTCTTCAATTTTTTGGATCGACGATTTGAGGAAGTATTCATTGTTGTTGGCTTTGCATTATTTATATTATTGATTAATTTCCAAGTCATCAACCGATATCTATTACCCTTTATTGAAGTGGCAAATATCACTACTTGGACGGAAGAAATGTCACGTTACTTATTTATTCTTGTTTCATTTCTTGGTGCAAGTTTAGCAATTCGACAGGGAGAATCAATTCGTGTCAATGTGCTGTTTGATAAGTTACCGACGAGGTGGCAACATGCGATTGAAATAGCAAATACTGTTTTTATGCTGTATTTCAGCTATATCATGATACGTTATGGATTCGAACTGATCAGCTTTCAGCTTGAAACGTCCCAGACAACGCCGGCAATGGCCATTCCAATGGCCATTCCATATAGTGCGGTTCCCATTGGATTTGTGCTTATTGCAATACGTTTAATTCAAAAGTTTCTTAAAGATACAAAAGAATTGACGATGCAAGAAGGTATTTTAGGATTAGTATTATCAGTTATTATGGTGTTGCCTGTTGCTTTCCTGGGCGACTTGCAAATTTCTCTCTTATTGTTTGGCTATTTCATCTTGTTTATTTTTATCGGAATGCCGATTGCCTTTTCCTTAGGTGTGAGTACGATCGCGACCGTGATTGCAACCGATGCGATTCCAGTGGACTTTTTTCCGCAAACGGCTTTTACAAGCATTGATAGTTTTCCAATAATGGCAGTACCATTATTTATCGCTGCTGGTGTCATCATGGGCGGTGGGATCATTATCCAACGATTATTAAAATTCTCGGATGAGTTAATCGGTTTCTTACCTGGTGGATTGGCGTTAGTGGCTATTGTAACAAGTATGTTCTTTGCAGCGATTAGTGGTTCAGGACCGGCAACTGTTGCGGCTGTTGGAACTATATTAATTCCAGCGATGATCAAACAAGGCTACCACCCTGGGTTTTCAACAGCAATTGTTGCAACAGCTGGTTCAATTGGGGTTATAATTCCTCCGAGCAATCCGCTTGTAATTTACGGCGTTATGTCACAAGAGTCTATTTCAGATCTATTTATTGCAGGAATTATTCCAGGAATAATGACTGGTATTGGATTAATGGGTGTTACTTATTTTATTGCTAAAAAGAATGGATGGAAAGGAGGTAAATCATCATTTGATTTAAAAATGACACTTAAGGCTGCATGGGATGCGAAGCTTGCATTTCTTGTACCAATAATTATTTTAGGTGGGATTTATGGCGGTTTAATGACGCCAACAGAAGCTGCTGCAGTAGCTGTAGCATATGGCTTGATAATTGGTGTGTTTGTCTATAAAGATCTTAACTTGAAGTCATTTTATCGGCAATTAGCTAAAGCAGGTGTAACATCGTCCATTATTATTTTAATAATTGTAATGGCAAGTATCTTTGGACGATTGATAACGTTGGAACAGGTGGCAGAAACGGTCGCAAATTTTGTTCTTGGTATTAGCGAAAATAAGATTGTTATTTTATTACTGTTGAATTTATTCTTGTTATTGGTTGGTCTGGTAATCGAGGCATTGGCTGCAATTGTTATTGTTACACCGATCTTATTACCGATGGCAACGGCTTTAGGAATTGATCCAGTTCACTTCGGTATCATTATGGTCTTCAACTTAGCAATTGGGTTCATCACGCCGCCAGTTGGTGTTAATCTCTTTGTTGCTGCGAGTACGGCGAAACTTAAAATTGAAGAAGTTATTAAAGGGAACAACATATTACTTGGGACGATGTTGGTAATGCTTGGGATTGTTACATTTGTTCCAGAAATCAGCTTATGGCTGACGGATTTTACGGAATGA
- the xsc gene encoding sulfoacetaldehyde acetyltransferase, with product MVKQTEEMKQAVNQKQKMTPSEAIVETLVAENVKEVYGIVGSAFMDMLDLFPTAGIRFIPVRHEQSAGHMADAYERVSGTAGVIVGQNGPGITNMVTSVAAANQAHSPMVVISPSAGTNSIGLDGFQEADQVSIFDKITKETVRVTHKNRVADCLRTAFRIAYAERGPVLFDIPRDLFYGELEDYILQPNQYRADKRGSGDKQSIERAVELLKNAKKPAIISGRGSVDADGVDSVVKIAEHLTAPATCAYMHNDAFPADHPLAVGPIGYMGSKAAMYSLQEADVVLAIGTRLSQFGTLPCYDIDYFPKQAKIIQIDINPRQIGRTHPVEVGIIGDAKEASDEIYQGLQAALPSPEKDNDRVKLVSKRKEEWEQELVDLAMESGNPINPRRALLEMTKAMPENAIVSSDIGNVSSTANAYLKFNQTRRHIAALTFGNTGFAYPAALGAQLAEPDAPVFAIIGDGAWGMSLHEVSTAVEQNIPVVACVFNNKAWAAEKKNQVDYYDDRYVGSNIEAPEFAEVAKSMGALGYTIDKAEDIVPAIEEVLKKRKPAVLNIYVDGTQLAPPFRKDALKMPTRLLDKYKHLDYSVWGK from the coding sequence ATGGTAAAACAAACGGAAGAAATGAAGCAGGCAGTTAATCAAAAACAGAAAATGACACCAAGTGAAGCAATCGTGGAAACTCTTGTGGCAGAAAACGTGAAAGAAGTTTACGGTATTGTGGGATCAGCGTTTATGGATATGCTGGATTTATTCCCAACGGCAGGAATTCGTTTTATTCCGGTGCGTCATGAGCAGAGTGCGGGTCATATGGCAGATGCCTACGAACGTGTTTCTGGGACAGCAGGCGTCATTGTTGGTCAGAATGGCCCGGGGATCACAAACATGGTTACATCGGTTGCAGCAGCAAATCAGGCACATAGTCCAATGGTAGTTATTTCACCGTCTGCCGGAACGAATTCAATCGGACTGGACGGTTTTCAAGAAGCGGATCAGGTATCTATTTTTGATAAAATTACAAAAGAAACGGTCCGCGTGACACACAAAAATCGTGTGGCTGATTGCCTGCGGACAGCTTTCCGGATTGCATATGCCGAGCGTGGTCCAGTATTATTCGATATTCCACGTGACTTGTTTTATGGTGAATTGGAAGACTATATTCTACAGCCAAATCAATATCGGGCAGATAAACGGGGAAGCGGTGATAAGCAGTCTATCGAAAGGGCAGTTGAACTGCTGAAGAATGCCAAAAAGCCGGCGATTATTTCCGGACGTGGTTCTGTTGATGCAGATGGTGTTGATTCTGTGGTTAAAATAGCCGAGCACTTAACTGCACCGGCAACTTGTGCCTATATGCATAATGATGCGTTTCCAGCGGACCATCCGTTAGCGGTGGGGCCGATCGGCTATATGGGATCCAAAGCAGCAATGTACAGCTTGCAAGAAGCAGATGTGGTGCTGGCAATTGGTACTCGTCTGTCACAATTCGGTACACTGCCATGCTATGATATCGATTATTTCCCGAAACAGGCAAAGATCATTCAAATTGATATTAATCCACGTCAAATAGGTCGAACTCATCCTGTTGAGGTTGGTATTATTGGGGATGCAAAAGAGGCAAGTGATGAAATTTATCAAGGGTTGCAAGCGGCCCTACCTTCCCCCGAAAAGGATAATGATCGAGTGAAGCTTGTAAGCAAACGCAAAGAAGAGTGGGAGCAGGAGCTGGTAGATTTGGCGATGGAAAGTGGCAATCCAATCAATCCACGCCGTGCTTTATTGGAAATGACAAAAGCGATGCCGGAAAACGCGATTGTTTCCTCTGATATCGGTAACGTTTCGTCGACAGCGAATGCTTATTTGAAATTCAACCAAACCCGTCGTCATATTGCAGCACTGACATTTGGCAATACTGGTTTTGCCTATCCAGCAGCACTTGGCGCACAGCTTGCGGAACCGGATGCCCCTGTGTTTGCAATCATCGGTGATGGTGCTTGGGGCATGAGCCTGCATGAAGTTAGTACAGCTGTTGAACAAAACATTCCAGTGGTGGCCTGTGTCTTCAATAATAAAGCATGGGCAGCTGAAAAGAAAAACCAGGTCGATTACTATGATGATCGTTATGTCGGTTCTAATATTGAAGCACCGGAATTTGCTGAAGTGGCCAAATCAATGGGAGCGCTTGGATATACCATTGATAAAGCGGAAGATATAGTTCCTGCGATAGAAGAGGTATTGAAAAAGCGGAAACCAGCTGTATTAAATATTTATGTTGATGGTACACAGCTTGCACCACCATTTCGTAAAGATGCCTTGAAGATGCCTACACGTTTATTGGATAAATATAAGCATCTAGATTATAGTGTGTGGGGAAAATAG
- a CDS encoding TRAP transporter substrate-binding protein, protein MKRKVIPILVFSLLVSLIILSDVRLSQFAGATDTDVITLRLAQSKAASHPVSLGSDKFAELVEEKSNGKIIIETYHDGLIGDDREVIESAQRGSISFAGSSTPNMTSFTNYFTAWDLPYIFENKEEVYKAIDGEPGDIIRQEMEKSGFKVIFFPDYGFRQIVNNQHAVEVPSDLEGMKVRTTNSRIEQADFEAFGAHPTPISWSEVFTSLQQGTVDGEGNSYSLLWDSKHQEVLSHATEVNYNYSSDIVVMNKEIFDDLTEEEQNIIMESGQEAMEWQRQVANEREAEAKQQFIDFGVEVYEPTEEEMMEWKQASEVVWDTYVREGYAEPEYVDIILETLGKTKEGIFSE, encoded by the coding sequence ATGAAAAGAAAAGTAATTCCGATTTTAGTGTTTTCACTTTTAGTCTCTCTGATAATATTATCTGACGTTCGGTTATCACAGTTTGCGGGGGCTACAGATACAGATGTTATAACGCTTCGATTAGCCCAATCAAAAGCTGCGAGCCATCCGGTATCACTAGGGAGTGATAAATTTGCTGAACTTGTTGAAGAAAAATCAAATGGAAAAATAATTATTGAAACTTATCATGATGGGCTTATTGGTGATGATCGTGAAGTGATTGAAAGTGCACAGCGCGGGAGTATCTCCTTTGCTGGTTCATCGACTCCTAATATGACGAGTTTTACTAATTATTTTACTGCTTGGGATTTACCTTACATTTTTGAGAATAAGGAAGAGGTGTACAAAGCAATTGACGGAGAACCTGGGGATATTATTCGTCAGGAAATGGAGAAATCTGGTTTTAAGGTTATCTTCTTCCCAGATTACGGATTCAGGCAGATTGTTAATAATCAACATGCTGTGGAAGTCCCATCCGATTTGGAAGGGATGAAAGTACGCACAACAAATTCTCGTATTGAGCAAGCTGATTTTGAAGCATTTGGTGCTCACCCTACGCCTATTTCCTGGTCTGAGGTGTTTACGTCATTGCAGCAAGGAACGGTTGATGGAGAAGGAAATAGCTATTCTTTGTTATGGGATTCGAAACACCAAGAGGTACTTTCCCATGCCACAGAGGTTAATTATAACTATAGCTCGGACATTGTTGTTATGAATAAGGAGATATTTGATGACTTAACTGAAGAAGAGCAAAACATTATTATGGAATCCGGTCAAGAAGCGATGGAATGGCAGCGGCAAGTTGCTAATGAACGTGAGGCAGAAGCAAAACAGCAGTTTATTGATTTTGGAGTGGAAGTATATGAGCCTACGGAAGAAGAAATGATGGAGTGGAAACAAGCAAGTGAAGTAGTTTGGGATACCTATGTTCGTGAAGGATATGCTGAACCGGAATATGTCGATATCATCCTTGAAACATTAGGCAAGACAAAAGAAGGTATATTTTCAGAATGA
- a CDS encoding aminotransferase class V-fold PLP-dependent enzyme: MPKTPTIAFTIKGVNPSRLCKWLAVNHAIFIASGDFYAPTLANKLGINEIGGWIRAGFAPYNTAEETDRFISAIQYYLKLHRIAQGEKVKQ; encoded by the coding sequence ATTCCCAAAACGCCAACGATTGCCTTTACCATTAAGGGAGTCAATCCTTCCCGATTATGTAAATGGCTAGCAGTAAATCATGCCATCTTTATTGCAAGCGGGGATTTTTATGCACCAACGCTTGCTAATAAACTAGGAATTAATGAAATTGGCGGATGGATTCGTGCTGGTTTTGCCCCTTATAATACAGCAGAGGAAACAGATCGTTTCATTAGTGCAATTCAATATTATTTGAAATTACATCGCATTGCACAAGGCGAAAAAGTTAAGCAGTAA
- a CDS encoding iron-containing alcohol dehydrogenase encodes MSSVFLPRQLEVGEKSLESIGKIATRQGISHLFVIIDAFLTTDPLNYDVKIKQILDEEHVRVTFFSDYHGEPTTDHLNGALKKLHDSNADGVLSLGGGSAIDIGKAVALFAKNPYMKWEAIASQTRLDRLPLMALPTTAGTGSEATKVMVVKNSETEVKMNPGHPDLAPDVAILDPLLTTSLPRHFTAYTGMDALTHAIEAYVSTNASRITDDYALNAINLVGKNLHIAYEEGSNVKSREEMLLASCYAGTAFSNASTNLAHAAGRPLGARFYIPHGLSVALLLPFVMRFGVSAVPERYATIAVALGEDSSKDVNELAEKSIVLVEEYNRQFGIWQDGLKYIDIEDLKVNLSTIVDDALSGNGITTNRIIPTKKDVEEVLLALVEKLHSVKHENIIN; translated from the coding sequence ATGAGTTCGGTATTTTTACCAAGACAGTTAGAGGTAGGGGAAAAAAGTTTGGAAAGTATAGGAAAGATAGCGACGAGGCAAGGGATTTCTCATCTGTTTGTTATTATCGATGCATTTCTAACGACAGATCCCCTAAATTATGATGTGAAAATAAAGCAAATTTTGGATGAGGAACATGTGCGGGTCACATTCTTTTCAGACTACCATGGGGAACCAACTACAGATCATTTAAATGGTGCATTGAAAAAGCTGCATGATTCAAATGCGGATGGAGTATTATCGCTTGGCGGAGGAAGTGCAATTGATATTGGAAAGGCAGTAGCCCTTTTTGCAAAGAACCCTTACATGAAATGGGAAGCAATCGCATCACAAACTCGCTTGGATCGGCTGCCTTTAATGGCTTTACCAACGACAGCAGGGACTGGTTCGGAGGCGACAAAAGTGATGGTTGTAAAAAATAGTGAAACAGAAGTGAAAATGAATCCAGGTCATCCTGATTTAGCCCCGGATGTGGCGATATTGGATCCACTTTTGACGACGAGTCTACCAAGGCATTTTACCGCGTACACGGGAATGGATGCGCTAACCCATGCGATTGAAGCATATGTATCAACAAATGCAAGTCGGATAACGGATGATTATGCACTTAATGCGATTAATTTAGTAGGAAAGAATCTTCACATCGCATATGAAGAAGGAAGCAATGTAAAGTCAAGGGAGGAGATGCTTTTAGCTAGCTGCTATGCTGGGACAGCTTTTTCGAACGCATCTACTAATCTGGCACATGCAGCAGGTAGGCCATTAGGTGCGCGATTTTATATTCCTCATGGGTTAAGTGTTGCATTATTGTTACCGTTTGTCATGCGTTTTGGCGTTTCTGCAGTACCGGAACGATATGCCACAATTGCTGTGGCACTAGGGGAAGACTCTAGCAAAGATGTCAATGAATTAGCGGAAAAGTCAATAGTTTTAGTAGAGGAATATAATAGGCAATTTGGCATATGGCAAGATGGTTTGAAGTATATTGACATAGAAGATTTGAAAGTCAATTTGTCTACGATTGTGGACGATGCTTTAAGTGGAAACGGTATTACAACCAATCGAATTATTCCTACAAAAAAGGATGTAGAAGAAGTTCTATTAGCACTTGTGGAAAAGTTACACAGTGTTAAACACGAAAATATTATAAATTAG